One region of uncultured Methanolobus sp. genomic DNA includes:
- a CDS encoding DegT/DnrJ/EryC1/StrS family aminotransferase, translated as MNTNHIKVNVGDFQIGGEERRAINEVLDSGKITEGFKVKDFERKLAEYTGTKYAVAVNSGTSALIAGIAALKRKNGDKWKSRKKVITTPITYVATSNAIVLNNLEPVFVDIDPFTFSITPDNIRAHLEEADEPEEYGAIAPVHLMGYPCDMDEINKIAKEYDLDVIEDSAQALGTLYKGRQAGSQSDISIFSFYIAHNVQAGEMGAVVTDDLETWKLIKKIKSNGRMCDCRICTRQEGKCPKLLAYKGKDDFDPRFTHEFVGYNFKTMDFQAALALTQFKKVDWIIKQRQENVRYLNEGLESFSDQIQLPAHSKDISYLAYPMVLKPESKIQRKQLREELEKLGVETRPLFGCIPTQQPAYMHLKEEYADKLPNADYVGHSGFYIGCHQYLTTKELDHVIASFKKIFSSI; from the coding sequence ATGAACACAAACCACATAAAAGTAAACGTGGGTGACTTCCAGATAGGAGGAGAAGAAAGGCGTGCAATTAACGAGGTTCTGGATTCCGGTAAGATAACCGAAGGCTTCAAAGTAAAGGATTTTGAGAGAAAACTGGCAGAATACACTGGTACAAAATATGCTGTGGCAGTCAATTCTGGGACATCTGCACTGATAGCCGGTATTGCAGCGCTTAAAAGAAAAAACGGGGACAAATGGAAATCCAGGAAGAAAGTTATCACAACCCCCATAACCTATGTTGCCACAAGTAATGCTATTGTATTGAATAATCTGGAACCTGTTTTTGTGGATATAGACCCCTTTACATTTTCAATAACACCTGACAACATCAGGGCACATCTGGAAGAAGCAGATGAGCCTGAGGAATACGGTGCAATTGCTCCGGTACATCTAATGGGTTATCCCTGTGATATGGATGAGATAAACAAGATTGCAAAGGAATATGATTTGGATGTTATTGAGGATTCAGCCCAAGCATTGGGTACTCTTTACAAAGGAAGACAGGCAGGAAGCCAGTCCGACATTTCGATATTCTCATTTTATATTGCCCACAATGTGCAGGCAGGAGAAATGGGTGCTGTTGTAACGGATGACCTTGAAACATGGAAACTTATCAAAAAGATAAAATCTAACGGAAGAATGTGCGACTGTCGCATATGTACACGCCAGGAAGGGAAATGCCCGAAGCTTCTTGCCTACAAAGGTAAGGATGATTTTGATCCCAGGTTCACGCATGAATTCGTGGGCTATAATTTCAAGACAATGGACTTCCAAGCTGCTCTGGCTTTAACTCAATTCAAGAAAGTGGACTGGATAATAAAACAGCGTCAGGAAAATGTAAGGTACCTAAACGAAGGACTTGAAAGTTTCTCAGACCAGATACAGCTACCTGCTCATTCAAAAGATATAAGCTACCTTGCATATCCAATGGTATTAAAGCCGGAATCAAAGATCCAAAGAAAGCAACTGCGCGAGGAACTTGAGAAACTTGGTGTTGAAACAAGACCCTTGTTTGGCTGTATACCAACACAACAACCTGCATACATGCACCTGAAAGAGGAATATGCGGACAAACTTCCTAATGCTGACTACGTAGGTCATAGTGGTTTCTATATTGGCTGCCATCAATATCTAACTACGAAAGAGCTGGACCATGTTATTGCAAGCTTTAAGAAAATATTCAGTTCTATTTAA
- a CDS encoding GDP-L-fucose synthase, with the protein MNKDYWSGKKVLVTGGAGFLGKHLVPELNSMNADVFVPRSKEYDLRKETDVDTLFKEHEPDIVVHMAVHGGGIGYMKKHPGSIFYDNTMMNTLIVEKSRQYDVKKFTGIGTVCSYPKYTPVPFMEEDIWNGYPEETNAPYGMSKKMLMVQTQAYREQYDLNGIHLLMVNMYGPHDDFDLESSHVIPALIRKFTDAVNTDKNEVEVWGTGQASREFLYAEDAAKAIILATERFNEPYPVNIGVGSEIKIKDLVELIAELCDYEGHIRWDTSKPDGQPTRCLNVDKAKEAFGFEAKTDFRKGLLKTIKWYKREYMEQGAGK; encoded by the coding sequence ATGAACAAAGACTATTGGAGTGGAAAAAAAGTATTGGTCACCGGCGGTGCTGGCTTTTTGGGCAAGCATCTTGTACCTGAACTAAATTCAATGAATGCTGATGTTTTTGTACCACGCAGCAAAGAATACGACCTGAGAAAAGAAACTGATGTGGATACGCTCTTTAAGGAACATGAGCCTGACATCGTTGTTCATATGGCAGTACATGGTGGTGGGATAGGATATATGAAAAAACATCCCGGAAGCATATTTTACGATAACACCATGATGAATACACTTATTGTGGAAAAATCACGTCAGTATGATGTGAAGAAGTTCACAGGAATAGGGACCGTCTGCTCCTATCCGAAGTACACTCCAGTGCCATTCATGGAAGAAGATATATGGAATGGTTACCCGGAAGAAACAAACGCTCCATATGGTATGTCAAAGAAAATGCTGATGGTACAGACACAGGCGTACAGGGAACAATACGACCTCAATGGAATCCATTTGCTTATGGTAAACATGTACGGACCTCACGATGACTTTGACCTTGAATCATCACATGTTATTCCTGCCCTTATAAGAAAATTCACCGATGCTGTTAATACGGACAAAAATGAGGTGGAAGTCTGGGGTACAGGCCAAGCATCCCGTGAATTTCTTTATGCGGAAGATGCTGCAAAAGCAATCATTCTGGCAACTGAAAGATTCAATGAACCGTATCCTGTGAACATTGGTGTCGGATCCGAGATAAAAATAAAGGATCTTGTAGAACTCATTGCAGAATTGTGTGACTATGAAGGACATATCAGATGGGACACATCAAAACCTGATGGGCAACCAACAAGGTGCCTGAATGTGGACAAGGCAAAGGAAGCTTTCGGTTTTGAAGCAAAGACAGATTTCAGGAAAGGGTTGCTTAAGACCATAAAGTGGTATAAAAGAGAATACATGGAACAAGGAGCAGGGAAATGA
- a CDS encoding glycosyltransferase — MKIVPVFLRYDYGQKSRGESLDVQGFYPAFKRICDEVYPFWFDEYLGEKEKLQEKLIEFIDNVKPDIVFFILMKNEFTFETLDYLKSKYTTINWFCDDQWRFDTFTKNFAPHFAYSITTDKFSLEKYKGIGYENVISSQWASFGATEGIDIDGIEYKYDVSFVGGISGHRKWIIDELSKKGIHVECFGYGWKNGKVSFEEMKDIFRTSRINLNISNSVSYDIRCMFSSLMNLREFVRSRKTTEQIKARNFEIPAFGGFQLTNYVPSIEDYFDVGREIACYTTVDDVVTQISYFLGNEEKRREILETSYKKAINNYTYYHLLKRLFLEEGEFN, encoded by the coding sequence ATGAAAATAGTTCCTGTGTTCCTGCGATATGATTATGGCCAGAAATCCAGAGGAGAATCACTGGATGTACAGGGCTTCTACCCTGCTTTCAAGCGGATCTGTGATGAAGTCTACCCATTCTGGTTTGATGAGTATCTCGGTGAAAAGGAAAAACTTCAGGAGAAACTGATTGAATTTATAGATAATGTCAAGCCTGACATAGTGTTCTTTATACTCATGAAAAATGAGTTTACTTTTGAAACACTGGATTACCTTAAAAGCAAATACACCACCATAAACTGGTTTTGCGATGATCAGTGGCGTTTTGATACCTTTACGAAAAATTTTGCACCACATTTTGCATATTCGATCACCACAGATAAGTTCTCTCTGGAAAAGTACAAAGGCATTGGCTATGAAAATGTGATCAGCAGCCAGTGGGCATCTTTTGGGGCTACTGAAGGAATAGATATCGATGGTATCGAATACAAATATGATGTTTCTTTTGTAGGCGGTATCAGTGGGCATAGGAAATGGATAATTGATGAATTATCCAAAAAGGGTATCCATGTAGAATGTTTTGGTTATGGCTGGAAAAATGGAAAAGTATCTTTTGAAGAAATGAAGGATATATTCCGAACTTCAAGGATAAACCTGAATATTTCGAACAGCGTTTCATATGACATTCGCTGCATGTTCTCGTCTTTAATGAACCTGCGGGAATTTGTGAGGAGCAGGAAGACTACCGAACAGATCAAAGCACGGAATTTTGAGATACCTGCTTTTGGAGGGTTTCAGCTTACAAATTACGTGCCTTCCATTGAAGACTATTTTGACGTTGGCAGGGAAATTGCCTGCTATACAACAGTAGATGACGTGGTAACCCAGATTAGCTATTTTTTGGGCAATGAAGAGAAAAGAAGAGAGATATTAGAAACTTCTTATAAAAAAGCCATAAATAATTATACATATTATCATTTGCTAAAGAGATTATTCCTTGAAGAGGGTGAATTCAATTAA